The Desulfobacterales bacterium sequence AGACCGCCGAGCGTGCATTCAAAATGGGTAATGCCCGCCTGAAGCGCCGCCAGAATCGATGCGGATGCCATGCGCTTGGTTTCATGAAAATGGGCGATATGAACGGCCGGATCGGGAATTTCATCCAGAATCATGGAAAAATAGCGGTAAACCTCGGGAGTCGAAGCGCTGCCGTCATGGTCCGCGTGTTCGATATCATGGGCACCGATTTCAAACCACCGTTTGGTGAATTCAACGGCGTCCTTTAAATCCGTTGCGCCGCCGATGGGGCTGCCCCAGATGGTGCTCACCGTACCGCACATTTTAAGCCCCGCATCATTGGCTTTCCGGGTAGCCCGTTCGGCTTCTTTCCAGTATTCGGGCAGGGTGCATCCCGAGTTCGCAAAATGATGCTGTTCCTCGGTGGAAACCATCATCAACACGCGATCCGGTCCGATGCCTTTTTCCTTTAGGGCAATCGCCCGGTCCACCGCGGATTCCCGAATGGTCACTGCCGTGATGACCACCTCGTCGGCGTTAATGCCTTTGCTCGCGCATTTTTTTCTGAAATAATCGCTGCGAAGATGAGCCAGGACCTCCTCGGCATCCGTAAACTGGGGCATAACGAGCGGACTGCCCAGGTTGGTCACCTCGATATGTTTGCACCCGGCCAGAATCAGATTTTCCGCATAAAATTTCTTGGCGTTCGTGGAAACAAATTTCTCCAGATGCTGAAAGCCGTCCCGAACGGTAATGTCGGCGATTGTTACCTTTCTGGGCATTCTCGGGAAAATTTTCCAATAATCATACTCCGTCATCTTAAGACCTCCTATTATCGCTTGGGCCGGCCAACGCCGTCGTTTTTGTTGATGATCAACCGGTTAAAATCTGAAATTGCCGAATGCCGGCTCTCCAATGGACTTCAGCATACTCACTTCAACCGCCATGGCAAGCCACTCCCGGATTTCATTCAATTTGACCACCCTGTCGCTTAAAATACGGGAACCACAGAAAAACGGATGGGCTTCGCCATCGTATTTCTCGATCATGTTCTCCCGAAACACTTTTTTTTCTTCTTCCGTCATGGGCGCGCCTTTTATTTTTCTTTTGGCCTCTTCAATGGATAACAGCACGCCGGCGGCGCTTCTGCCGCTCATCACCCCGGTACGCGCCCGCATGGTATGAAAAAGAAAATGGGGCCGATACGCCCTTCCGCACATACCATAATTGGCCGCTCCGTTATCCGGCCCGATGACGAGCTGAATGCGGGGCACCTGAGCGCAGGAAACCGCCCGCACCATATCCGCCCCGTATTTTCCAATGCCCATATGTTCGGATTCGGAACCGATCATATAGCCAGGAGCCGCCTGAATAAATAAAATCGGCATCTTCTCATTGGCGCACCGAACAATCCATTCCGTTGCTTTTCGGGCGGCTTCCACAAAAATGATGCCGACATTATTGGACGCGATCACCCCCACCGGAAAGCCTTTGATTCGTATCTTTCCCGTCAGAATGTTATCCCCACGCCCAATTGCGTAGTCCTTTTTATATTCGTAAAATACGCTATCGTCCGCGATGCACCCCAGAAAAGCGCGTCCGTCGATCCCGCGATGAATTCCTTTGGGCAATAATTCGTAAAGCGTTTCCGTGGGAAATGCCGGCGACTGTTCCGCGTACCGGTGCAAATGAATCTGCTGGGGTTTTTCAAGCGCCAGAATTTCTCTTACCCTGAGCACCGCTTCATTCTGATTGCCGCATAAATGATCCGCCCCGCCCGAAATCCGGGTATGCACGCCAGCGCCGCCCAAATCTTCCGCCGAGATCACCTCTCCGGTCGCCATTTTAACCAGCGGCGGTCCACCGAGAAACGAATAGGACATCTGATCGATCATGACCGATTGACAAGCCATAAAAACAATATAGGCGCCACCGGCGGTATTCCCGCCGGTGCTCATCGTAATTTGCTTCAGCCCCATGGCGGACATTCGGGCCATATTATAAAACATGGAGCCGAAATGCTGGTCATCCGGAAACACATCGGCCTGCATGGGAAGATACGCGCCGCCTGAATCCGCAAT is a genomic window containing:
- a CDS encoding pyruvate carboxyltransferase → MTEYDYWKIFPRMPRKVTIADITVRDGFQHLEKFVSTNAKKFYAENLILAGCKHIEVTNLGSPLVMPQFTDAEEVLAHLRSDYFRKKCASKGINADEVVITAVTIRESAVDRAIALKEKGIGPDRVLMMVSTEEQHHFANSGCTLPEYWKEAERATRKANDAGLKMCGTVSTIWGSPIGGATDLKDAVEFTKRWFEIGAHDIEHADHDGSASTPEVYRYFSMILDEIPDPAVHIAHFHETKRMASASILAALQAGITHFECTLGGLGGQPANFMGDCPIKGTGDYYYDDARYVGLVCLEDTLVQIDEMGIEHGYDVDRVLWLGRAMERTAGMRLRSEAAINGRTLKEGHPKFARPGLEKRKAKLGETPNQNVPADWGKTAVLPAHLRP
- a CDS encoding carboxyl transferase domain-containing protein, producing the protein MMSANAIENREHWENEERKLDELVQRAMWPGGQNAVDRLAQQGKQPARELIEKLIDSGTMFFELSRIAGFGVNYPDVEDVPCGGMVTGIGKINGNWTMIFANDSRVKAGTYFPITLKKHMRAQAIAERCGLNCVYIADSGGAYLPMQADVFPDDQHFGSMFYNMARMSAMGLKQITMSTGGNTAGGAYIVFMACQSVMIDQMSYSFLGGPPLVKMATGEVISAEDLGGAGVHTRISGGADHLCGNQNEAVLRVREILALEKPQQIHLHRYAEQSPAFPTETLYELLPKGIHRGIDGRAFLGCIADDSVFYEYKKDYAIGRGDNILTGKIRIKGFPVGVIASNNVGIIFVEAARKATEWIVRCANEKMPILFIQAAPGYMIGSESEHMGIGKYGADMVRAVSCAQVPRIQLVIGPDNGAANYGMCGRAYRPHFLFHTMRARTGVMSGRSAAGVLLSIEEAKRKIKGAPMTEEEKKVFRENMIEKYDGEAHPFFCGSRILSDRVVKLNEIREWLAMAVEVSMLKSIGEPAFGNFRF